GTGTGAGGGtaagggatgcagagggacgTGTGCCATGGCTCGGTGTGAGGGTGGGGATGTACGCTGTGGCTCAGGGAGTAGGGATGTTCACCATGGCTCAGTGCAGGGTGTGGAGCACAGGGTACCTGTAACGTGGCTCAGTGCAAGGGAAGGGTGACACATATCATGACCCAACATGTGGGATGTGTAGCTcgtgctggggcaggggctgagcctcCTGGCTGCACCTGGCACCTCGCTGGGCCATGCTGCgggccctgctctccctgggggAGCAGTGGGGGTGCTCTGTGGCAGCACCACCGCCTGGCCCCCGTCCTTCACAAGGATGATGTCGTGGAATCCACCACCTCACGGCCATTGCACACCGTGGGCACGTACGGTGAGGCTGAGCCTGGACAGGAAGGCAGCAGTCAGGGCTGGGTTGGGGTatggcagcagcacccccagcatcccACGGCAGTggtgcccagggagctggggtgcAGGGTACCCAGGATGGCCATATCCCCGCGGGTGCCCAGGGGTGTCACATTCCTTGGGGCTAAAGTGTAGAGTGCCTCGGGTAGTGACAGGAACCTGGGGGCAGCTGAATCCCCTGTGTTGGGGTGGAGAGCGGCCCTGTCTCCTCAGAGCAATGACGGACCCCAGGAGCAGTACCCACCCCTCTGGCAGCTGTTCTGTCCTGGGAGATGAGGCATTGGGACTCAGGACAGGGAAGAGCCACTGGGGACCCATCCTCCACTCCCTCCCATTGCCCGCTTTGCCTACCCCACAcccatttttcttcaggaaCCCGTGTCGGGGTGCCCAAACACACCCCCCTCCAGGAAAGGGgtgctgtcccccagccctgccccagccccagcgtGCTCACCATGGGactggctggagctggctgctgccacgCTGAAGCGGGCGGTGCCCACGCGGTGACTGGCCACGTTCTTCTGCGGCTGGAAGAGTATGATGTGCAGCTTGGGTGTGAAGAGGCAGCCGAGGACCACGGTGCCGCTGAGGCTCACTGAGATGCACATGGTGGTGGTCTGGACCTGGAGACAGGGGTGGGCATCAGGTGCTCCACCCATCAgccctctgccccaggcagggcaggatgaaGCCCATGCTGTGGCACTAGTCAGCCCCTCTGGGCACAGGCTGCACCCTGCAGGGACATCCCACTCCACACCACATCCCTCTGGCAGGGTGGTTCTGCAGGAAACCCATGGGCAGAGTATGGACTCTGCCCTGATGGGGACAAGTTGCCCCTGCAAAGCAGGTacaccctgagcagcagccccagccctgccaacaTGCTGCTTTGTGGCACGGCCTGGGGCCAGAGCCTGCAcccccccatcccagtgcccactGCCTCTGGGGGTGCAGGTCCTCTCTGGAAGCCCCTGACTGCAGCTGCCCCCACCAGTTCCTCAAGACCCATCAGGAATGTGTTTGGTTGTCCATGCCAGGATGCACCCCGTGCTACCCAATTCCTGGCACTGCTCGGCACCCCAAGGACCAGTCTgaccctggggctgtggtgcCTGGATGTGCCAGCAGCTGTCTCATGCTTTTGTGTCAGCAGGCTGAAGGATGACTATCATTCCTTCATGGTCTGGCTATGGGGGAACCTCTGGAGATCTCAGGGCCATTTCCCATCCTCATCCTAGCAAAGGAGGGAGGGGGGCAGGTCCTCTCTCCAGAACTCACTGCCCCATCAGCCACAGCCCTTCAGGACCCTTCACCTGGTCCTGAATTACCCAGCGCAGAGCTGACCATCAGCAGGTGTGTGGATGAAGACCCTTCCCCAGGCCCATGCATCTCCTAATCATGAACCCTGCATGGCCCAAATCTCCCGGACCACTTAGACCCTGTCAGAGCCCCCTCAGGGCTCCAGCTCTTACACGGTAGTCGCTGGAGGTCACGTAGAAGATGGGCAGGAAGGCCAGCCAGATGATGCAGGTCGTGTACATGGTGAACCCAATGAACTTGGCCTCGTTGAAGTTTTCGGGACATTTCCGTGTCTTGAAGGCATAGACCGTGCAGAGGACAATCAAGAGGACATTGTAGGTGAGCGAAATGAGCATGTTGGAGTCGCGGTTGTTGCACTTGAGGGTGACAATGTACCTCTTGTCAGGCTCAGTCTCCTTGCCTGTGCCAGGGGTCTCCACCAGCAGCCAGATGATGACGATGATCAGCTGGCAGGAGATGAGGGCCATGCAGATGACCACCTGTGACGTTGGGCTTATGAAGCGGGGGCGCTGCACCCCCTCCTTCACGCCGCTGAAGATCCTGGCGATGCGGTTCGTCTTGGTCAGGAGGGCCGAGTAGCAGACGGCGAAGGACGTGCCCAGCCCCAGGCGCCGCAGCGTGCACACCCCGGTGGAGGGCTTTGCGATGAAGATGAAGGTCATGCTGTAGCACATGAGGACCCCAGTCAGCAGAATGTAGCACAGCTCTCGTCCAGAGGCCTTCACGATGGGAGTGTCGTTGTTCTTCACGAAGACTCCGATAACGAAGAGGGTGGAGATAAAACCCAGGCAAGAGATAGTGACGGGACCAATGGCCCAGACATCTTTCCAGCGGATGTACTCTTGGGGCAGCTCGTAGCAGCCATTCAGGGTCTCGTTGGGCCAGTAACCGAGCCCACAGTCCATGCAGGTGAACTCATCCAGCAGGTACTCGtagggctggcagggaatgcagaTCCAGCAGCAAATGTCTCCGGGCTGCATGCTCTTGATCTCATTCTTCTTGCAGGGGTCGCTGCACTGGGACACGGGAATGGAGGTCTCAGCCCAGGGGATGAGGCTGGTGTCCAGGATGAGACCCTCTGCCCAGTAGCCCACTTTCTGGTACCGGTACCGCCCGTCCACGTAGTGGTAGTTGAAGATGTTGTAGCGCCCGATGCCATCGCCGTAGCGGTCAAACCGAACGACGCTCTCGGTGTCTGCTGGCCTgaatggagctgcagggaggagaagggagacagtcactgccccagggcaggacaaCACTCACTCCAGGCCTCGAGGCAGGGCTCATCCAAAGGGTCACATCCCTCCACGGTCACAGGTAAATGTCCAACCTCATTCCTGCCTCCACTCCCATCCTTGCTGCCTATGCACATGTTAGGAGCAGGAAAGCAAAGGTGGAGAACTACCTGCTCACCTGCCTCAGAGCCCATCAaccccagccagctctgcaggggcagaggggagtTGTGCAGCCTCCATGGCTCCCAGTGACTCCTGTTAGCCAAGGCACTCATAGCCCAAGTCACAGAGGACATGCTTCTAATccaccccaaaatatccccgATCAAGGATATGCCTCCCGTTTAATCCCTGAAATGCGAATAAATCATGGTGCTTGCAAGAATCTATGTCGTCAAGGGTCCCTTGTGGGGCTGGTCCCATCCAGTTGTAGCAGGATGGAGATGGTGGCCAGCTTCTCCACACATTTCCACTGGGGACAGAGGCCTGGATTGCCTCCCGAGGATGATGGTGGGCTGTTGGCACCTCAGGACaaccacagccctgggtgtgggCAGGCTGGAGAAATTGGAAGGTCTTGGGTCAAATTTGGGCCTCTTTCTTTCCTATCCTCCACCCATCCCTTTCCAGTCTGGCAGCCAAACCACATCTCCATTTTGGACTCACCATCAAAATTAACATTGAGTATAAAGTCCTTGTAAAACCTCTTGCCATTGACGGGCTTCATGGCATCGCAGAGCTTGGTGGAGTTGGGGCACAATGTCCGGTGCATGTTGTGAAGAGAGTGAGCCATGGCATAGACTGCATTGACCACGAACGTGATCTTGGACTCGGGCTCAAACTTGCCTGTCTTGAGGGAGTACCGGCTACAGTCCTGCGTGTGGAAGCTGCACCTAAACTTCTGCTCCCAAAACTCCCGAAACCAGGGATTTCGGCTGTTATTGTAGAGGTGGAGGTTACGGAAGTAGGAAGCAAACTCCTTGATGGGGTAGGCTGCCAGTTCGATGGTGATGGCTCCCTCTGCCACTGCTTCGCTGCCGGCCACCACGCTCTCCAGGGCTCCCCACCCGTCACTGGCCACCCACATGAAGGACACGTTGGCTCTctgggcagctgccagcagctcccggGCATCTTCACTTCGGGTGAACAGCACCACCACTCTGGCGTTGGgcttctgcagcagagcccgCACCACGCCGTCGTAGGTCTTCTTGTTCATGGAGCGCCCCACCTTCTCCGAGGTGGCGATGCAGATGTTGCGCATGCGGGCTTCTTGCTCGAAGGCCTCGATGCCCGTCTCCCCATAGTCGCCCTCCGAGGCCACAGTGGAGACGTAGGTCCAGTTGAAGAAGCGGAGGATCTCTGCCATGGCTTTGGCCTGGTAGAAGTCGGGTGGGACAGTGCGGGCAAAGTAATCATAGCGGGACTTGTCGCTGAGCTTGGCACTGGTGGAGGCGTAGCTGATCTGGGGGATCTGGAAGAGCCGCAGCAGGTTGGCCACCTGCATGGAGGAGGAGAGGTGAATGCCTGAAGAGGTGGCCAGCAAGGGACGTTCCTATGGGGAGATCCCTGCCCAACACCCAGTGTTGCACAATGCTCCCAAGCACAACCATTGGGCTGATGAGCAGCCCATCCCAACCCAGAGCACCCTGATCTGTGGAGGGACTGGAGAAGAATGGATGGCACATTCACGGAGTGCCTGAGCCCTCAGACATGCTcaattatctttattttttataatttgttTAATGTTTCATGCACTCTGAAATCTGGGGCTGAGGGGggaacaaaagcagaaagtcTGCCATAGGTGAGCTGTGGGAAATGCTTGACAGCAAGGAGAAAATCAGGATGCCTGGCAGCCCTACAGCAAGGAGGAAAGGattccaggggctgggagccagggcaggtCCCCCCAccaggctgggggatgctgcagagctggggaccGGCGCCTGCGCATCCCGCATCGGGAGCTCAGCGGGACTGGCACCTTCCAGCCACTCAGCAGAATCCCTCGTTAActtcaaagaggaaagaaacccCACTAATGAGCCTGTTAAAACCCAGGCTCTGGGGGCAGCAAGGGGGCCTCGGATGTGCCAGCGGGGCTGCCAAGCCTGCCCATATCTCActgctccccaggcaggagACATGGCATAATTAACGTGGACAAATGATCTTGACGACAAAGTCCCCTAACGGCAAGAATGTCTCCGAGtgcagtgatgctgctgcctgtcctcaCCATGCAtaggagctgccagcctgccaTGTCCCCCCAGTGCCCCTTGAGCTCTCCAGCCAGCCCACATTCTGCCCCTGCTGACACCCTCCTGCCCAGGGTTGGGACACGGGGACGTGCTGGGGCAAGTGCCCAGGTGGGTTGAGATGCTGCCTCCATCACACAGTCCCAGCTTCTTCCACCGCATAGCTGGGGAATGCAGGGATCCCAGGGCCCAGGACACACAACCAGACACACGCTGGGGACTCATTAAATCTCAGCAAGCATGTGGCCCACTGGCCACCCCTGTGACTcagctggtcctgctgcctgcctgcatcCTCAGGGGATGCTCTTCTCCCTGCTGAAACCAGCCTCTGAGTCCACAGAGCTGTGGTACAGCCCACCCGGGGTCACAGCCAGGTGTGAAGTTTGAGGTGCCTGCCTGTTCCTGTGGGATCACTGGAGACACAGGGGCACTTTTCctctgagcccagcctgccccagccaggcagccctATGGCTGAGCCCCTCAGAGGTGCATGTCCCTTACAGCACCTCACAGGCTGTCATTTGGGATGGCAAGGGGGACAGTGTACCCTCACAcggctctgctctccctggcacAGTCCAGACATGAGCtgagctgaggagctgtgcctgccacCCGAAAACCAGGCGAGGAATAAACACCTTGTCCCCATGTGAGGCTTTGCTCCTGCAGCTAATGGAGTGTTGGGGGACTCATGCAACCCCCAAGGGGATCCTGGGCACACCCCTCACAATCACAGAGAGATGGCTCCTTCAGGTGCCTGCCCAGCACTCCCTCCCCACTGGAGAAAGGGGCAGAGCACCACCATGAGGAATGAGTGAGTTTCCCTGTGCCACACTGGCCGTGGCATCACTGCGCTGCTGCCAAAGTTTTATCCCCCTCCCCCACTTCAGCCAAAGCCCTGGCCCCACCTGACCCCTCTTGTCTGGGCGGTACCTGGATGGAAACGTCACTGTAGGAGCCGCCGATGACGCCGGTGATGGCGGTGGGAACATCATCGTGGACAGCGTAGGAGCCGTCAGGGCAGATGTGCTCAGAACCATCCACCCTGGTGAGGGAGGCACGGACGAAGTCAAGGGACTGCTCCAGGGCATAGGTGTCCTTGGAGCAGGTGTCGAGGATGTGAGCACCCAGCTTCACCCCTGGCAGGATGCTCCCGTCCCTGTTGATCTCGTCCAGGGCGAAGAGCATGGCCTCCAGGCGCTGGATGCCCCGGTGCTCGTTGATCTTGCCGCAGTCTTCACTCCCCACTCCTTTCTCATGGACGGGGAAGAGGCCCCCAATCACCAGGTCCCCATCCATGCTGATCTCCTTCTTGCCAGCCATGCCGTGCCCAGCAGCCAGACAGGTTGCCAGGTGcatcagccccagccaggcGGCCCAGGGGACCTCCATGGGGTGTGCTGGTGCCGGCTGGGGGATCCACACCACCCCGTGTCACCCGCTGCCACCCGTCAAGGCGAGGGCAGGCAGTTCCCAGGCATTGGGTGCTGGGGGGTGGCACGGCGTGGTGTCGGTGGGAGAGAGGTGGTGCCACCCCAGCAGAGGCCTCGGCACctggaaaagcaaagggaaaagctgctgggtctgtgggatgggaaggcacgacagggacaggggcaggcagtgctgcacgGGAAAGCCAGGCCTGTGAGCCTGCCTGTGACACCCACCCAGGATGCCCTTAGGAAGAAGTTCCCCTGCAGAAAGGCAAGATGGACAGATGCAATAGCTCCCACAGTGACCCAGAACTCCCAGGACACACACAAGTGACACAGATCC
This DNA window, taken from Ficedula albicollis isolate OC2 chromosome 12, FicAlb1.5, whole genome shotgun sequence, encodes the following:
- the GRM2 gene encoding metabotropic glutamate receptor 2, with translation MEVPWAAWLGLMHLATCLAAGHGMAGKKEISMDGDLVIGGLFPVHEKGVGSEDCGKINEHRGIQRLEAMLFALDEINRDGSILPGVKLGAHILDTCSKDTYALEQSLDFVRASLTRVDGSEHICPDGSYAVHDDVPTAITGVIGGSYSDVSIQVANLLRLFQIPQISYASTSAKLSDKSRYDYFARTVPPDFYQAKAMAEILRFFNWTYVSTVASEGDYGETGIEAFEQEARMRNICIATSEKVGRSMNKKTYDGVVRALLQKPNARVVVLFTRSEDARELLAAAQRANVSFMWVASDGWGALESVVAGSEAVAEGAITIELAAYPIKEFASYFRNLHLYNNSRNPWFREFWEQKFRCSFHTQDCSRYSLKTGKFEPESKITFVVNAVYAMAHSLHNMHRTLCPNSTKLCDAMKPVNGKRFYKDFILNVNFDAPFRPADTESVVRFDRYGDGIGRYNIFNYHYVDGRYRYQKVGYWAEGLILDTSLIPWAETSIPVSQCSDPCKKNEIKSMQPGDICCWICIPCQPYEYLLDEFTCMDCGLGYWPNETLNGCYELPQEYIRWKDVWAIGPVTISCLGFISTLFVIGVFVKNNDTPIVKASGRELCYILLTGVLMCYSMTFIFIAKPSTGVCTLRRLGLGTSFAVCYSALLTKTNRIARIFSGVKEGVQRPRFISPTSQVVICMALISCQLIIVIIWLLVETPGTGKETEPDKRYIVTLKCNNRDSNMLISLTYNVLLIVLCTVYAFKTRKCPENFNEAKFIGFTMYTTCIIWLAFLPIFYVTSSDYRVQTTTMCISVSLSGTVVLGCLFTPKLHIILFQPQKNVASHRVGTARFSVAAASSSQSHGSASPYVPTVCNGREVVDSTTSSL